One genomic segment of Salmo trutta chromosome 8, fSalTru1.1, whole genome shotgun sequence includes these proteins:
- the LOC115198949 gene encoding kelch-like protein 42 → MSSEQIIVIVMDDKTYNVNKGKLIEKSDYFRALYSSGMRESREDSVQLQGLSVPGLELVLEFINTSKVKVVNETLEDLIETASFLQVTSILKLLSSEIRQENCVELYSLSEVYGTHDLRNACLRYMSCHYHPMLRRPEFSDLPAALRNQVREMRMKGTATLVAIGLFTCLALDLPDQDEPWSMLRYGEVEQRWKPLANNLPSDMVNVRGYGSAVLDNYLFIVGGYRMTSQEISAAHCYNPCRNEWNQVAPLNQKRSNFKLLAVRGKLYAVGGQCQGTVECYSPEQDWWTCVSSLPDPLAEFSACECQGMIYVMGGYTARDRNTSVLRYCPTSDSWTVYRSCSAHVRKQQMLSVEDTIYLVGGYTHELEPGPGRRASQTEDMLTVQSYNVITGEWLHLKDNTSKSGLNLTCTLHNDGVYIMSRDVSLPTSLEHRVFLKYNIFSDAWEAFRRFPALGQNMLLCSLYLPNVL, encoded by the exons ATGTCATCTGAACAAATAATCGTAATTGTCATGGATGACAAAACGTACAACGTCAACAAAGGCAAGTTGATAGAAAAAAGCGACTACTTCCGTGCACTGTACAGCTCTGGGATGCGCGAGTCCAGAGAGGATTCAGTGCAACTGCAGGGGCTGAGTGTGCCAGGGCTCGAGCTGGTCCTGGAGTTTATCAACACCTCCAAAGTGAAAGTAGTCAACGAGACCCTGGAAGACCTGATTGAGACTGCATCTTTTTTGCAAGTCACCTCTATCCTAAAACTCCTTTCGTCTGAAATTCGACAAGAGAATTGTGTGGAACTCTACAGCCTATCTGAGGTATATGGAACTCATGATCTACGCAACGCTTGCCTCAGATATATGAGCTGTCACTACCACCCGATGCTGCGGAGACCAGAGTTCAGCGACTTACCTGCTGCCCTGCGCAACCAGGTTAGAGAGATGCGTATGAAAGGCACAGCCACTCTGGTGGCTATCGGACTTTTCACTTGTCTGGCTCTGGACCTACCAGACCAGGATGAGCCCTGGTCCATGCTGAGGTATGGGGAAGTAGAGCAGCGTTGGAAGCCGCTCGCTAACAACCTGCCCTCTGACATGGTCAATGTGAGAGGCTACGGCTCAGCCGTGTTGGACAACTACCTGTTCATTGTCGGTGGGTACAGAATGACCAGCCAGGAGATCTCAGCGGCACACTGCTACAACCCCTGTAGAAATGAATGGAACCAGGTAGCCCCCCTGAACCAGAAGAG GTCCAACTTCAAGCTGCTGGCGGTACGAGGGAAGCTGTATGCAGTGGGAGGCCAGTGTCAGGGCACTGTGGAGTGCTACAGCCCTGAGCAGGACTGGTGGACCTGCGTGTCGTCACTACCCGACCCCCTGGCAGAGTTCTCTGCCTGCGAGTGCCAGGGCATGATCTACGTCATGGGAGGATATACTGCCAGAG ACAGGAATACCAGCGTACTCCGCTACTGCCCCACCTCTGACAGTTGGACAGTGTACCGCTCCTGCTCGGCCCACGTGCGTAAGCAGCAGATGCTCTCGGTGGAAGATACCATCTACCTGGTGGGGGGGTACACCCACGAGCTGGAGCCGGGTCCGGGGCGGCGGGCCAGCCAGACGGAGGACATGCTGACGGTGCAGTCTTACAACGTGATCACGGGGGAGTGGCTCCACCTGAAGGACAACACCTCCAAGTCGGGCCTGAACCTCACGTGCACGCTGCACAACGACGGCGTCTATATTATGTCGCGCGACGTCAGCCTGCCCACCAGCCTGGAGCACCGCGTCTTCCTCAAGTACAACATCTTCTCAGACGCCTGGGAGGCCTTCAGACGCTTCCCCGCGCTGGGCCAGAATATGCTACTTTGCTCCCTCTATCTGCCCAACGTTCTATGA